In the genome of Salvelinus sp. IW2-2015 linkage group LG25, ASM291031v2, whole genome shotgun sequence, one region contains:
- the LOC111951795 gene encoding insulin-degrading enzyme, with the protein MTDPAMKRVVSEIVRSPEDKRVYRGLEFTNGLKAVLISDPTTDKSSAGLDVNIGSLSDPGNISGIAHFCEHMLFLGTEKYPKENEYSQFLSEHAGSSNAFTSGEHTNYYFDVSHEHLEGALDRFAQFFLCPLFDESCKDREVNAVDSEHEKNLMNDAWRLFQLEKATGNPNHPFSKFGTGNKLTLETRPSKDGINIRQELLKFHSTYYSSNLMGLCVLGRESLDELTTMVVKLFGEVENKNVPIPEFPNHPFQEEHLRQFYKVVPIKDIRNLYVTFPIPDLQKYYKSNPGHYLGHLIGHEGPGSLLSELKSKGWVNTLVGGQKEGAKGFMFFIINVDLTEEGLLHVDDIIFHMFQYIQKLRMKGPQEWVFMECKDLNTVAFRFKDKERPRGYTSKVSGLLHYYPLEEILAAEYLLEDFRPDLIEMVLDKLRPEYVRVAVVSKSFEGQTDKTEEWYGTHYKQEPISEEVIKKWGNADLNGKFKLPMKNEFIPTSFEIYPLEKDSPSAPTLIKDTAMSKVWFKQDDKFFLPKACLNFEFFSPFAYVDPIHCNMAYLYLELLKDSLNEYAYAAELAGLSYDLQNTIYGMYLSVKGYNDKQHILLKKIIEKMAAFEIDEKRFDIIKEAYMRSLNNLRAEQPHQHAMYYLRLLMTEVAWTKDELKEALDDVTLPRLKAFIPQLLSRLHIETLLHGNITKESALDMMQMVEDTLMNQAHTKPLLPSQLIRYREVQVPDGGWYVYQQRNEVHNNCGIEIYYQTDMQTTHDNMLLELFCQIISEPCFNTLRTKEQLGYIVFSGPRRANGVQGLRFIIQSEKAPHYLESRVEAFLKAMEMSVEEMNDEAFQKHIQALAIRRLDKPKKLAAECAKYWGEIISQQYNFDRDNIEVAYLKTLTKENVMQFYRDLLAVDAPKRHKVSVHVLSREMDSCPVVGEFPAQNDVNLVPAPSLPQPTLVQDMTEFKRSLPLFPLAKPHINFMAAKL; encoded by the exons ATGACAGACCCTGCCATGAAGAGGGTGGTCAGTGAGATCGTCCGCTCTCCAGAGGACAAACGGGTCTACAGGGGTCTAGAGTTCACCAATGGCCTGAAGGCCGTGCTCATCAGTGACCCCACCACAGACAAGTCCTCAGCAGGGCTGGACGTCAACATAG GTTCTTTGTCGGACCCAGGGAACATATCAGGCATTGCCCACTTCTGCGAACACAtgctgttcttgggcacagagaagTACCCCAAGGAGAATGAGTACAGCCAGTTTCTCAGTGAGCATGCTGGCAGCTCCAATGCCTTCACCAGCGGAGAGCACACCAACTACTACTTTGACGTATCCCACGAGCACCTGGAGGGAGCACTGGACAG GTTTGCTCAGTTCTTCCTGTGCCCGTTGTTTGACGAGAGCTGTAAGGACCGTGAGGTGAACGCTGTGGACTCCGAGCATGAGAAGAACCTGATGAATGATGCCTGGAGGCTGTTCCAGCTGGAGAAGGCCACTGGCAACCCCAACCACCCGTTCAGCAAATTTGGGACCG GTAACAAGTTGACTCTGGAGACCAGGCCATCCAAGGATGGGATCAACATCCGCCAGGAGCTCCTGAAGTTCCATTCCACCTACTACTCCTCCAACCTCATGGGACTGTGTGTGCTGGGAAGag AGTCATTAGATGAGCTCACCACCATGGTGGTCAAGCTGTTTGGCGAAGTGGAGAACAAGAATGTGCCTATCCCCGAGTTCCCCAACCACCCCTTCCAGGAGGAGCACCTCAGG CAATTCTACAAAGTGGTGCCTATCAAGGACATTAGGAACCTGTATGTGACGTTCCCTATCCCAGACCTGCAGAAGTACTACAAGTCCAACCCAGGCCACTACCTGGGCCACCTGATAGGCCACGAGGGCCCAGGGAGCCTGCTGTCTGAGCTCAAATCCAA AGGCTGGGTAAACACGCTGGTCGGAGGCCAGAAAGAGGGCGCTAAAGGCTTCATGTTCTTCATCAtcaatgtggacctgacagaggaGGGACTCT TGCACGTGGATGACATCATCTTCCACATGTTCCAGTACATCCAGAAGCTGCGCATGAAGGGGCCTCAGGAGTGGGTTTTCATGGAGTGCAAG GACctaaacacagtggccttcagGTTCAAGGACAAGGAGCGGCCCCGTGGCTACACCTCCAAAGTGTCTGGATTACTGCAC TACTACCCTCTGGAGGAGATCCTAGCAGCAGAGTACCTACTGGAGGACTTCAGGCCAGACCTGATAGAGATGGTGCTAGACAAGCTGAGGCCAGAATACGTCAG AGTCGCGGTTGTCTCAAAGTCGTTTGAAGGGCAGACAGACAAGACTGAGGAATGGTATGGGACCCACTACAAACAGGAGCCCATCTCTGAGGAAGTCATCAAG AAATGGGGAAACGCTGACCTCAATGGCAAGTTCAAGCTGCCCATGAAGAACGAGTTCATTCCCACCAGCTTTGAGATCTACCCTCTGGAGAAGGACTCTCCCTCCGCTCCCACTCTAATCAAG GACACCGCTATGAGCAAGGTGTGGTTCAAGCAGGATGACAAGTTTTTCCTACCAAAGGCATGCCTGAACTTTGAGTTCTTCAG CCCGTTTGCTTATGTGGACCCAATACATTGTAACATGGCCTATTTGTACCTGGAGCTCCTCAAGGACTCCCTCAACGAGTATGCATATGCAGCCGAGCTCGCCGGCTTGAGCTATGACCTCCAAAATACCATCTATGGGATGTAT CTCTCAGTGAAGGGCTACAATGACAAGCAGCACATCCTGCTGAAGAAGATCATTGAAAAGATGGCCGCYTTTGAGATTGATGAGAAACGCTTTGACATCATCAAGGAAGCG TATATGAGGTCACTGAACAACTTRAGGGCGGAGCAACCCCATCAGCATGCCATGTACTACCTACGTCTGCTGATGACAGAGGTGGCCTGGACCAAAGACGAGCTCAAGGAGGCTCTGGACG ATGTCACTCTCCCCCGCCTCAAGGCCTTCATACCTCAACTATTGTCACGGTTACACATCGAGACCCTTCTCCATGGCAACATCACCAAGGAG TCTGCTCTAGACATGATGCAGATGGTCGAGGACACGCTTATGAATcaagcccacaccaagcccctcctacCAAGCCAGTTGATTCGCTACAGGGAGGTGCAGGTGCCAGATG GTGGCTGGTATGTGTACCAGCAGAGGAATGAGGTGCACAACAACTGTGGCATAGAGATCTACtaccagacagacatgcagacaacCCACGACAACATGCTGCTGGAGCTCTTCTGCCAGATCATCTCTGAGCCTTGCTTCAACACACTGCGCACCAAGGAACAGTTGG GGTACATAGTGTTTAGCGGTCCGCGGCGCGCTAACGGGGTCCAGGGCCTGCGCTTCATCATCCAGTCGGAGAAGGCCCCCCACTACCTGGAGAGCCGGGTGGAGGCGTTCCTAAAAGCCATGGAGATGTCTGTGGAGGAAATGAACGACGAGGCCTTCCAGAAACACATCCAGGCCCTGGCCATCCGCCGCCTGGACAAGCCCAAGAAGCTGGCCGCCGAGTGCGCCAAGTACTGGGGGGAGATCATCTCTCAGCAGTACAACTTCGACAGAG ATAACATTGAAGTGGCCTATCTGAAGACGTTGACGAAAGAAAACGTCATGCAGTTCTACCGG gatcTGTTGGCTGTGGATGCACCCAAGAGGCACAAAGTGTCTGTGCATGTCCTGTCTAGGGAGATGGACTCCT GCCCAGTCGTGGGAGAGTTCCCTGCCCAGAATGACGTCAACCTGGTCCCTGCCCCCTCCTTGCCACAG CCTACGTTGGTGCAGGACATGACTGAGTTCAAGAGGAGCCTTCCCCTCTTTCCCCTGGCCAAGCCCCACATCAACTTCATGGCTGCCAAACTGTGA